The Coffea arabica cultivar ET-39 chromosome 1e, Coffea Arabica ET-39 HiFi, whole genome shotgun sequence genome has a window encoding:
- the LOC113693421 gene encoding uncharacterized protein: MDDYKIVLETTPAVDQRVFNKPAVSQVGAVWSESSDFEHLNSKHIQIYRKNGQTQIVKHYFACHDSLQYPLIFANGELGWHPGIERMRRPDRGNNRPVICEGETIIATTTATAPNDIIDAENRAINKKKRKRNTVSCREYYCYKLQIRDIDQSMLLHIGRLLQQYVVDMYVKIESIRLDFHRGRNKQAQLRTEIYQGIVDSISSGESSSSSIGKRIFLPTSFISGPRDMWRRYMDAMSLVQRYGKPNIFLTVTCNKNWPEIQKLLLPTDKVENRPDLISRVFYAKLKQLKDELLKKNIFGKIATYTYVIEFQKRGLPHAHFLIILKQGWKMYSPESYDRIVCAELPDANQHPYLHELVVKHMMHGPCGTMNPNCPCMKQHIGCKDNYPKEFTEVTRHSHNSYPLYRWRDFQQSIIVRGHPLDNRWMGFSS; this comes from the exons ATGGATGATTATAAGATTGTGCTTGAAACTACACCTGCTGTAGATCAACGCGTTTTCAATAAGCCTGCTGTGTCACAAGTAGGAGCTGTTTGGAGTGAGAGTTCAGATTTTGAACATCTTAACTCTAAACATATACAGATTTACAGAAAAAATGGTCAAACACAGATTGTTAAGCATTATTTTGCTTGTCATGATTCGTTGCAATATCCTCTTATCTTTGCAAATGGAGAACTAGGTTGGCATCCAGGGATTGAGAGAATGCGTCGTCCAGATAGAGGCAATAATAGACCAGTTATCTGCGAGGGAGAAACTATTATAGCTACAACTACAGCAACGGCACCAAATGATATTATTGATGCAGAAAATAGAG ctattaacaaaaaaaaaagaaagcgcAACACGGTTTCATGTCGTGAATACTATTGTTACAAGCTACAAATCCGCGATATCGATCAGTCAATGTTACTACATATAGGCAGATTGCTACAACAATACGTCGTCGATATGTATGTTAAGATTGAGTCAATTAGATTAGATTTCCATAGAGGGAGGAATAAACAGGCTCAGCTTCGAACCGAGATTTATCAAGGCATAGTTGATAGTATTTCGAGTGgtgaatcatcatcatcaagtaTTGGTAAACGTATTTTCCTTCCAACTTCATTCATTAGTGGCCCTCGAGATATGTGGCGACGATATATGGATGCTATGTCTTTGGTTCAGCGATATGGGAAACCGAACATCTTTTTGACAGTAACTTGTAACAAGAATTGGCCTGAGATTCAAAAATTGCTTCTGCCAACTGATAAGGTTGAGAACAGGCCAGATCTAATATCTCGAGTCTTCTATGCAAAACTTAAACAATTGAAAGATGAACTTCTAAAGAAGAATATATTTGGAAAAATAGCAACTTACACATATGTgattgaattccagaaaagaGGTCTGCCCCACGCTCATTTCTTAATAATTCTGAAACAAGGATGGAAGATGTACTCTCCCGAATCATATGATCGCATAGTATGTGCTGAGTTGCCAGATGCTAACCAGCATCCTTATCTTCATGAGCTCGTTGTTAAGCATATGATGCATGGTCCTTGTGGTACTATGAATCCAAACTGCCCATGCATGAAACAACACATTGGATGCAAGGATAATTATCCTAAGGAGTTTACAGAAGTCACGCGGCACAGCCACAACTCCTACCCTCTCTATCGATGGCGAGATTTTCAGCAATCAATAATTGTTCGTGGCCATCCTCTTGATAATCGATGG ATGGGTTTCTCCTCCTGA